Proteins encoded within one genomic window of Novosphingobium sp. EMRT-2:
- the hisD gene encoding histidinol dehydrogenase, with protein MSVPAPRGFENRTRYAKAPARDQIADSSSVSDLVAGVLRDVRTRGDAAVHQYSREFDKADLDQFEVSAADRAAAVAELDPQTRADTEFAIENVRRFAEAQLGTILPLEVEPMPGLHLGHRVIPIERVGAYVPGGRFPLLSAPIMTIVPGKVAGCSEVVACLPPNAHRAMIAGCHLSGADRIFRIGGAQAIAAMAFGTESVPQVNKIMGPGNAFVNEAKRQVFGPVGIDQLAGPSEIFVVADETGDPELIATDLLGQAEHDIRTRVGLITTDSKLAEETVAAVERQLKTLATAAVASESWRDYGEVVICADEAAMIAYSDYVAAEHLQVHTRDPHAFSHKLRNYGSLFIGENASVVYSDKNVGTNHTLPTMGAGRYTGGLWVGSYVKIATHQWLDDSAVRAVAPPAMRQSGSEGLEGHQKAAAIRLERQKANA; from the coding sequence ATGAGTGTCCCAGCCCCGCGCGGCTTCGAGAATCGCACGCGCTATGCCAAGGCCCCGGCGCGAGACCAGATTGCCGACAGCAGTTCGGTTTCGGATCTGGTCGCCGGCGTGCTGCGCGATGTGCGCACCCGCGGCGACGCCGCCGTGCACCAGTATTCCCGCGAGTTCGACAAGGCCGATCTCGACCAGTTCGAAGTCAGCGCCGCCGATCGCGCCGCCGCGGTGGCGGAACTCGATCCGCAGACCCGCGCGGACACCGAGTTCGCGATCGAGAACGTCCGCCGCTTCGCCGAAGCCCAGCTGGGGACCATCCTGCCGCTGGAAGTCGAGCCTATGCCGGGCCTGCACCTCGGGCATCGGGTGATTCCCATCGAGCGCGTCGGGGCTTATGTTCCGGGTGGCCGTTTCCCGCTGTTGTCGGCCCCGATCATGACGATCGTCCCCGGCAAGGTGGCCGGCTGCAGCGAAGTGGTGGCCTGTCTTCCCCCCAACGCGCACCGCGCCATGATCGCCGGGTGCCACCTCTCCGGCGCCGACCGCATTTTCCGCATCGGCGGCGCACAGGCCATCGCGGCCATGGCGTTCGGAACCGAAAGCGTGCCGCAGGTCAACAAGATCATGGGCCCCGGCAACGCGTTCGTGAACGAGGCCAAGCGCCAGGTGTTCGGGCCGGTGGGCATCGACCAGCTGGCCGGACCTTCCGAAATCTTCGTGGTGGCCGACGAGACCGGCGATCCCGAACTGATCGCCACCGATCTGCTCGGCCAGGCGGAGCATGACATCCGCACGCGCGTGGGCCTGATCACCACCGACAGCAAGCTGGCCGAAGAAACCGTGGCCGCTGTGGAACGCCAGCTCAAGACGCTCGCTACCGCCGCCGTCGCCAGCGAAAGCTGGCGCGATTACGGCGAAGTGGTGATCTGCGCGGACGAGGCAGCGATGATCGCCTATTCCGACTACGTGGCTGCCGAACACCTGCAGGTCCACACCCGCGATCCGCACGCCTTCTCCCACAAGCTGCGCAACTACGGGTCGCTGTTCATCGGTGAAAACGCCAGCGTGGTCTATTCCGACAAGAACGTGGGCACCAACCACACGCTGCCCACCATGGGCGCCGGCCGCTATACCGGCGGCCTGTGGGTCGGCAGCTACGTGAAGATCGCCACCCACCAGTGGCTTGACGATAGCGCGGTGCGCGCGGTCGCCCCGCCGGCGATGCGGCAGAGCGGCAGCGAAGGGCTGGAAGGCCACCAGAAGGCCGCCGCGATCCGCCTCGAACGCCAGAAGGCCAACGCCTGA
- a CDS encoding cupin domain-containing protein: MTEWTREAMAQRLVRYADLVPCRTAFIDTRTPGSTEKENFTIIGPGVSESTDQFVHITEKHGFNIGAARQPFGCVNSQHSHDTAEVFMVHSGHWRLLFGPNREDGTLDIGPGDVVSVPIHMFRGFEKIDDGLGMLFTVLGEDDPGKVTWAPAVFEAAEGFGLKLVKGGQLIDTSEGEHTLRQMELEAPLDESQLRELATPPIEKLMQCIVRWGDAVANPDSPLAREGVEEAGLIAVGASGDGFAAGPIAGWWPHGFQLRLLTLQTGAYVPMHARAEAEVLIVQEGTLEVSWGSEALLLGAGDTLTIPTGLAHAFRNTASVPAKAFVVRGTDSPAAPIFG; the protein is encoded by the coding sequence GTGACCGAGTGGACCCGAGAGGCCATGGCGCAGCGCCTGGTGCGTTATGCCGATCTCGTGCCTTGCCGCACCGCCTTCATCGATACCCGCACGCCGGGGTCGACAGAGAAGGAGAACTTCACAATCATCGGTCCGGGCGTGTCCGAAAGCACCGACCAGTTCGTGCACATAACTGAAAAGCACGGTTTCAACATCGGGGCGGCGCGCCAGCCCTTCGGCTGCGTCAATTCGCAGCACAGCCATGATACCGCCGAGGTCTTCATGGTCCATTCCGGGCACTGGCGGCTGCTGTTCGGGCCGAACCGCGAGGATGGCACGCTGGACATCGGACCGGGCGACGTCGTGTCGGTGCCGATCCACATGTTCCGCGGCTTCGAAAAGATCGACGATGGCCTGGGCATGCTGTTCACCGTGCTGGGCGAAGACGATCCGGGCAAGGTCACCTGGGCGCCGGCGGTGTTCGAGGCGGCCGAAGGATTCGGACTGAAGCTCGTCAAGGGCGGGCAACTGATCGATACCAGCGAGGGTGAGCACACCCTGCGCCAGATGGAGCTTGAGGCCCCTCTCGACGAGAGCCAACTGCGCGAACTCGCCACCCCGCCGATCGAGAAGCTGATGCAGTGCATCGTCCGCTGGGGCGATGCCGTGGCGAACCCGGATTCGCCTCTCGCGCGCGAAGGCGTCGAGGAGGCCGGTCTGATCGCGGTGGGCGCCAGCGGAGACGGTTTCGCGGCTGGCCCGATTGCGGGCTGGTGGCCGCACGGGTTCCAGTTGCGCCTGCTGACGTTGCAGACCGGTGCCTATGTTCCGATGCACGCCCGCGCCGAAGCGGAAGTGCTGATCGTGCAGGAAGGGACGCTGGAGGTAAGCTGGGGCAGCGAAGCGCTTCTGCTGGGGGCGGGCGATACGCTCACCATCCCGACCGGCCTCGCCCATGCGTTCCGGAACACCGCTTCGGTGCCGGCCAAGGCGTTTGTGGTACGCGGAACCGACAGTCCGGCGGCGCCGATCTTCGGCTGA
- a CDS encoding alpha/beta fold hydrolase, producing MLPAESTVPVLFLPGTLCDARVFAAISGALSAERTLHADLTQDTSVQDAAERLLATAPDRFIAVGFSLGAIVALELAARAPHRIAAMALIAGNARPVPEADHAARRAAVAGVDPATLVSEQLWSRYVHPSRSDEKCLRALIIAMANACPPGTAERQTEIALSRPDNRPRLARMDMPTLVLSGAQDVVAPEELQAEMANALPWATWTEVANAGHFLLLEQPAACSAAFSTWLGQVDLHQSRAERQCANISTYSNASEVS from the coding sequence ATGCTGCCGGCCGAGAGCACCGTACCCGTCCTGTTCCTGCCCGGAACATTGTGCGATGCGCGCGTTTTCGCCGCGATCTCGGGCGCGCTATCCGCCGAACGCACGCTTCATGCCGATCTGACGCAAGATACGTCGGTGCAAGACGCGGCCGAAAGGCTGCTGGCGACGGCGCCGGACCGGTTCATCGCCGTGGGTTTTTCTCTCGGCGCCATCGTTGCGCTGGAACTCGCCGCCCGTGCGCCGCACCGGATCGCGGCCATGGCCCTGATCGCCGGCAACGCGCGGCCTGTGCCAGAGGCCGATCATGCCGCCCGTCGCGCCGCGGTGGCCGGTGTCGATCCCGCAACGCTCGTCAGCGAACAGCTCTGGTCACGGTATGTCCACCCGTCGCGCAGCGATGAAAAGTGCCTTCGCGCGCTGATCATCGCCATGGCGAACGCGTGCCCGCCGGGCACGGCCGAACGGCAGACCGAGATCGCGCTTTCACGCCCCGACAACCGCCCGCGCCTTGCCCGCATGGACATGCCGACACTCGTACTTTCGGGCGCGCAGGACGTCGTCGCGCCCGAAGAGCTGCAGGCCGAAATGGCCAACGCCCTGCCCTGGGCGACATGGACCGAGGTTGCCAATGCGGGGCACTTCCTGCTTCTTGAGCAACCCGCCGCCTGTTCCGCCGCGTTTTCCACCTGGCTCGGGCAGGTCGATCTTCACCAATCGCGCGCAGAACGTCAGTGCGCAAACATCTCAACCTATTCCAACGCGTCGGAGGTATCGTGA
- a CDS encoding ester cyclase, producing MTESNPKPVKPVESAKAAAPSGGSVLQVERRDFTQLVPENRPRVQSMRGFDESYTDIVDYIIRCTHRIWDERDVGLIYSHYTHNCVAYTTLGTMYDRETHIRDTIQRLVEFPDRRGMAQQVIWRGNDVDGFYTSHMTHGLGRHSEFGSWGKPTGRTFCTRTVAECMILENKIYKEWIVRDNMGPLIQVGVDPQVFAEGLARKKFENGETVLDLAENRRLLGQYPPESEADLSIAHNEGEEQLLRWLHHIYNKRMFGLIRDIYAPNCQWHGPLMRELGGVAAVLQQTMRLVALIPDCAFVPQHICSVDSEEGGTKYALRWTMDGHHMGYGSLGAPTGHHLSVMGVTHFHIRDGKIVDEWVVYDELSMLVQIKLAELQRAA from the coding sequence GTGACCGAAAGCAATCCCAAGCCCGTAAAGCCGGTCGAATCCGCGAAAGCGGCCGCGCCCTCCGGCGGCAGCGTCCTTCAGGTGGAGCGCCGCGATTTCACGCAGCTGGTGCCCGAAAACCGGCCGCGGGTGCAGTCGATGCGCGGGTTCGACGAATCCTATACCGACATCGTCGACTACATCATCCGCTGTACCCACCGCATCTGGGACGAGCGCGACGTGGGGCTGATCTACAGCCACTACACCCACAACTGCGTTGCCTACACCACGCTGGGCACGATGTATGACCGCGAGACGCACATCCGCGACACGATCCAGCGGCTTGTCGAGTTTCCGGACCGCCGTGGCATGGCGCAGCAGGTGATCTGGCGCGGCAACGACGTGGACGGCTTCTACACCAGCCACATGACCCACGGGCTGGGCCGCCACTCCGAGTTCGGTTCGTGGGGCAAGCCCACCGGTCGGACGTTCTGCACCCGCACCGTTGCCGAATGCATGATCCTGGAAAACAAGATCTACAAGGAATGGATCGTCCGCGACAACATGGGCCCGCTGATCCAGGTCGGCGTCGACCCGCAAGTGTTCGCCGAAGGGCTGGCGCGGAAGAAGTTCGAAAACGGCGAGACGGTGCTGGACCTTGCCGAGAACCGGCGCCTGCTGGGCCAGTATCCGCCCGAAAGCGAAGCCGACCTTTCGATCGCCCACAACGAAGGCGAGGAACAGCTGCTCCGCTGGCTGCACCACATCTACAACAAGCGCATGTTCGGCCTGATCCGCGACATCTACGCGCCCAATTGCCAGTGGCATGGCCCCTTGATGCGCGAACTGGGCGGCGTTGCGGCGGTGCTGCAGCAGACGATGCGCCTGGTCGCCCTGATCCCGGATTGCGCCTTCGTGCCGCAGCATATCTGCTCGGTCGACAGCGAAGAGGGCGGCACCAAGTATGCCCTGCGCTGGACCATGGACGGTCACCACATGGGCTACGGCTCGCTCGGCGCGCCGACCGGCCACCACCTTTCCGTGATGGGCGTCACCCACTTCCACATTCGCGACGGCAAGATCGTCGACGAATGGGTTGTCTATGATGAACTCTCGATGCTGGTCCAGATCAAGCTCGCCGAACTGCAGCGCGCCGCCTGA
- a CDS encoding MFS transporter, translating to MSIPAASVPLPHSDPASAEPGLGRQVLVFVLLLACEFLYGWAWNTVDVLRPYIRESLGLSLIEAGSAYSAQGAGALTGAIVLGQIADRIGRRRVLSGLVFGYGVLLLAGMIVASYPQLLLQRFLLGFFAGGSFPVVVGIYINLFQPTLRGRLAGTLNAAFSLSIVMLGVAMGLVAPGNWKHLLLIGGIPPLALALLVLAAIPTGSRMDRGARGGVSRLPVSELFAPGLRRQTLMLATMAGLNFFGYAAFSGWLTTYLTGERGFSAQTAGALVAWQFSGNIVGGFFWGWAADRFGRRFNAIGFLIASGAIAVYLLGPADPTVLKLAGLIYGAALCSSVIWGPWMAELYPPHLQSTAASIFNWGRVISFFAPIITAQIAQSFSLATAMLLGAASFTTAAVIWLMQRETLQRR from the coding sequence ATGTCCATTCCCGCCGCTTCCGTTCCGCTGCCGCACTCCGATCCAGCCTCGGCCGAACCCGGCCTTGGGCGTCAGGTGCTGGTCTTCGTGCTGCTGCTTGCCTGCGAGTTCCTCTATGGCTGGGCCTGGAACACGGTGGACGTGCTGCGGCCCTACATCCGGGAATCGCTGGGGCTTTCGCTGATCGAGGCGGGCTCGGCCTATTCGGCGCAGGGCGCGGGCGCGCTAACCGGGGCCATCGTGCTGGGGCAGATCGCGGATCGCATCGGGCGCCGCCGCGTCCTGTCGGGCCTCGTGTTCGGCTACGGTGTGCTGCTGCTCGCCGGCATGATCGTTGCGAGCTACCCGCAGCTTCTGCTTCAGCGTTTCCTGCTCGGCTTCTTTGCCGGCGGTTCGTTCCCGGTGGTGGTGGGCATCTACATCAACCTGTTCCAGCCCACCTTGCGCGGCCGCCTTGCCGGCACGCTCAACGCTGCCTTCAGCCTGTCAATCGTCATGCTCGGCGTGGCGATGGGGCTGGTCGCGCCGGGCAACTGGAAACACCTGCTGCTGATCGGGGGCATTCCTCCCCTCGCCCTGGCCTTGCTTGTCCTTGCCGCCATCCCCACAGGATCGCGCATGGATCGCGGGGCGCGCGGCGGGGTATCGCGCCTGCCGGTCAGCGAACTGTTCGCGCCGGGTCTGCGCCGGCAGACGCTGATGCTGGCGACCATGGCCGGCCTCAATTTCTTCGGATACGCGGCGTTCAGCGGCTGGCTCACAACCTACCTGACCGGCGAACGCGGGTTCAGCGCCCAGACCGCCGGCGCGCTGGTTGCCTGGCAGTTCAGCGGCAATATCGTGGGCGGCTTCTTCTGGGGCTGGGCCGCCGATCGCTTCGGGCGCCGCTTCAACGCCATCGGCTTCCTCATCGCTTCGGGCGCGATCGCGGTCTATCTGCTGGGGCCGGCGGACCCGACGGTGCTGAAACTGGCCGGGCTCATCTATGGCGCTGCACTGTGCTCCAGCGTGATCTGGGGACCGTGGATGGCCGAACTCTATCCGCCGCACCTGCAATCGACGGCCGCCTCGATCTTCAACTGGGGCCGGGTGATCAGCTTCTTCGCGCCGATCATCACCGCGCAGATCGCGCAGTCCTTCAGCCTGGCAACGGCGATGCTGCTGGGTGCAGCGTCGTTCACAACGGCAGCCGTAATCTGGCTCATGCAGCGGGAAACGCTGCAGCGGAGGTAG
- a CDS encoding cation:proton antiporter, translating to MAHILDEVLPILGGILAPHGPPAPGAAASYVPGDFSVHFFLQLTLIILACQVVGRIGQKFLGQPQVVGEMIAGVLLGPSLLGLLAPGLQAAIFPAETRNVLYAGSQLGVALYMFLVGLTFSPAHFRAKARSAAAVSVSGIAAPFAIAVVITPFLLDVPGLFAANIGRTSATLFTGACIALTAFPMLARIINERGLSESPLGTLSLTAGAFDDAASWCVLAVVLATFGGGAGIAVIAIGGALLYAGLLFAFGRRLLAPLGHAVEQRGEMSMAVLASALMLLCLSAFLMDAIGIHAIFGGFILGVFMPRGLFAEELKRRVEPLTVVMLLPMFFTYSGLNTRMDMIGSWPLFLLALGILAASILAKFGACYLAARLCGEDNPTALGIGALMNSRGLMELIIINIGLQKGLIGPTLFAMLVFMAIVTTMMAGPLFELVYGSRRMARQDIAVPAE from the coding sequence ATGGCCCACATTCTGGACGAAGTCCTGCCGATACTGGGCGGAATCCTGGCGCCACACGGTCCGCCAGCACCGGGCGCGGCGGCCAGCTATGTGCCCGGCGACTTCAGCGTGCACTTCTTCCTCCAGCTGACCCTGATCATCCTGGCCTGTCAGGTCGTGGGCCGGATCGGGCAGAAGTTCCTCGGCCAGCCGCAGGTGGTCGGCGAGATGATCGCGGGCGTGCTTCTCGGTCCTTCGCTGCTGGGGTTGCTCGCGCCCGGCCTGCAGGCGGCCATCTTCCCTGCGGAAACGCGCAATGTGCTGTATGCAGGGTCGCAGCTTGGTGTGGCGCTCTACATGTTCCTGGTGGGGCTGACGTTCAGCCCCGCGCACTTCCGCGCGAAGGCGCGCAGCGCGGCCGCCGTCTCGGTCTCGGGCATCGCCGCGCCGTTCGCGATCGCGGTGGTCATCACGCCGTTCCTGCTCGACGTGCCGGGCCTGTTTGCGGCGAACATCGGCCGCACCAGCGCCACGCTGTTCACGGGCGCCTGCATCGCGCTGACGGCCTTCCCGATGCTGGCGCGGATCATCAACGAGCGCGGCCTGTCCGAAAGCCCGCTGGGCACGCTCTCGCTCACCGCCGGCGCGTTCGACGATGCCGCGTCATGGTGCGTGCTGGCGGTGGTGCTTGCCACGTTCGGCGGTGGCGCGGGAATCGCGGTCATCGCCATCGGGGGAGCGCTTCTCTACGCGGGCCTGCTGTTCGCGTTCGGCCGGCGCCTGCTGGCCCCGCTGGGCCATGCGGTCGAACAGCGCGGAGAAATGAGCATGGCCGTGCTGGCAAGTGCGCTGATGCTGCTGTGCCTTTCGGCCTTTCTGATGGACGCGATCGGCATCCACGCCATCTTCGGCGGGTTCATCCTGGGCGTGTTCATGCCGCGCGGGCTTTTCGCCGAAGAGCTGAAGCGCAGGGTCGAGCCGCTCACGGTGGTGATGCTGCTGCCGATGTTCTTCACCTATTCGGGGCTGAACACGCGCATGGACATGATCGGCTCGTGGCCGCTGTTCCTGCTGGCGCTCGGCATCCTGGCCGCGTCGATCCTTGCGAAGTTCGGGGCCTGCTACCTCGCCGCGCGGCTGTGCGGAGAGGACAATCCCACCGCGCTCGGCATCGGCGCGCTGATGAATTCGCGCGGGCTGATGGAACTGATCATCATCAACATCGGCCTGCAGAAGGGCCTGATCGGGCCGACGCTGTTCGCGATGCTGGTGTTCATGGCGATCGTGACGACGATGATGGCCGGCCCGTTGTTCGAACTGGTCTACGGCTCGCGCCGCATGGCGCGGCAGGACATCGCCGTGCCGGCCGAGTGA
- a CDS encoding glycoside hydrolase family 127 protein, whose amino-acid sequence MDHASCCGHSRRAFLCSAATAAVAAGFAPATVEGATPSPAGGVPAPALRPFDLADVDLGEGPFLHAQRMTEAYLLRLQPDRLLHNFRINAGLVPKAPVYGGWESASIWADINCHGHTLGHYLSACALAWRSTRDRRFRQRVDYIAGELAECQRASGTGLVCAFPKGVALVAAHLRGEPITGVPWYTLHKIFAGLRDGALLAESATAREVLTRLADWAVIATAPLSDTQFEAMLDTEHGGMNEVLADLYFMTGKPEYRDLARRFSHKAILEPLSQERDHLDGLHANTQIPKIIGFERVYEATGDAAYQNAAAFFWKTVAQTRSFATGGHGDNEHFFPMADFASHVFSAKGGETCCQHNMLRLTRALFLRDPQADYADYYERVLYNGILASQDPDSGMVTYFQGARPGYMKLYHTPEDSFWCCTGTGMENHVKYRDSIYFRDDDSIVVNLFIPSTVRWAERDAVLTQTTAFPERPSTLLKWALKRPTEATLKLRHPRWSKEATVLVNGREVARSQSPGRFIDVRRAWENGDQVELVLAMHLAIDRAPAAPDIVAFTYGPLVLAGALGHEGLQEGADVIVNERLYGAYNDGPFTPPQLAGDPEDILDRIRPGPEPLHFTVPSSTGAPVRLVPYFRIAHERYATYWPTTAS is encoded by the coding sequence ATGGACCACGCTTCCTGCTGCGGCCATTCGCGCCGCGCCTTCCTCTGTTCCGCCGCGACGGCGGCAGTGGCTGCCGGTTTTGCGCCGGCCACCGTGGAAGGGGCGACGCCCTCACCGGCCGGAGGCGTGCCCGCGCCGGCGCTGCGGCCGTTCGATCTGGCCGATGTCGATCTGGGCGAAGGCCCATTCCTGCACGCCCAGCGCATGACCGAAGCCTATCTGCTGCGCCTGCAGCCCGACCGGCTGTTGCACAACTTCCGGATCAACGCGGGGCTTGTGCCCAAGGCGCCGGTCTATGGCGGCTGGGAATCCGCGAGCATCTGGGCGGACATCAACTGCCACGGGCATACGCTTGGCCACTATCTGTCGGCCTGCGCGCTGGCGTGGCGATCGACCCGGGATCGCCGGTTCCGGCAACGGGTGGACTATATCGCCGGCGAACTGGCGGAATGCCAGCGGGCGTCGGGCACCGGCCTGGTCTGCGCGTTTCCCAAGGGTGTCGCGCTGGTTGCGGCGCATCTGCGCGGGGAGCCGATCACGGGCGTGCCCTGGTACACGCTGCACAAGATCTTCGCGGGGCTGCGCGACGGGGCGCTGCTGGCCGAAAGCGCCACGGCGCGCGAGGTTCTGACGCGCCTTGCCGATTGGGCGGTGATCGCCACCGCCCCGCTGTCGGACACGCAATTCGAGGCCATGCTCGATACCGAGCACGGCGGCATGAACGAGGTTCTCGCCGATCTCTATTTCATGACCGGCAAGCCCGAATACCGCGATCTGGCCCGCCGCTTTTCGCACAAGGCGATCCTGGAGCCGCTGTCGCAGGAGCGCGATCATCTCGACGGGCTGCATGCCAACACGCAGATACCCAAGATCATCGGATTTGAGCGCGTTTACGAAGCCACGGGCGACGCCGCCTACCAGAACGCCGCCGCGTTCTTCTGGAAGACGGTGGCGCAGACCCGCTCGTTCGCGACCGGCGGCCACGGCGACAACGAGCACTTCTTCCCGATGGCCGATTTCGCCAGCCACGTGTTCTCGGCGAAGGGCGGCGAGACGTGCTGCCAGCACAACATGCTCCGCCTGACCCGCGCGCTGTTCCTGCGCGATCCACAGGCCGATTATGCCGATTACTACGAGCGCGTGCTGTACAACGGCATTCTTGCGTCGCAGGACCCGGACAGCGGCATGGTCACCTATTTCCAGGGCGCACGGCCGGGCTACATGAAGCTGTACCACACGCCCGAGGATTCGTTCTGGTGCTGCACCGGCACGGGCATGGAAAACCACGTCAAGTATCGCGATTCGATCTATTTCCGGGATGACGACAGTATCGTCGTGAACCTGTTCATCCCCTCGACCGTGCGCTGGGCCGAACGCGATGCGGTGTTGACCCAGACCACCGCTTTCCCCGAGCGCCCGTCGACCTTGCTGAAATGGGCGTTGAAGCGCCCGACCGAAGCGACGCTCAAGCTACGTCACCCGCGCTGGAGCAAGGAGGCGACCGTGCTCGTGAACGGGCGCGAGGTCGCGCGGTCGCAAAGCCCCGGTCGTTTCATTGACGTGCGCCGCGCCTGGGAGAACGGCGATCAGGTGGAGCTGGTGCTGGCCATGCATCTCGCGATCGACCGCGCGCCCGCCGCGCCGGACATCGTGGCGTTCACGTACGGTCCGCTCGTGCTGGCCGGCGCGCTCGGCCATGAAGGTCTGCAGGAGGGGGCCGATGTGATCGTCAACGAACGCCTCTATGGCGCCTATAACGATGGCCCGTTCACGCCGCCGCAACTGGCTGGCGATCCGGAGGATATTCTGGACCGGATTCGCCCCGGCCCGGAGCCGCTGCACTTCACCGTGCCGTCATCGACGGGTGCCCCGGTCCGCCTCGTGCCCTATTTCAGGATCGCCCATGAGCGCTATGCGACCTACTGGCCGACGACAGCCTCATGA
- a CDS encoding NPCBM/NEW2 domain-containing protein: MKCLFVPAIAALALASIPAVAQADPLDPTGRWTANVRGDASVPPMGWNSWNAFTSDISEEKIMGSAEAILRSGLAAKGYRYINVDDGWWLKRRQPDGRMMPRTAQFPSAIVQGADPGFRPFTDRLHAMGFKAGIYSDIGRNSCGQVYTSTMPNQPEGSVAEREVGLYGHIDQDIRLYFQDWGFDFIKVDGCGIRGLPADHPEVRSGRYRALPPLVDSDSLARTDVAAVRRLYGEVADAIQRYRPDGHYIFSICLWGSADVRAWGKDVGGMSRTSEDIAPSWARMLHNLDTVARRPLYAHPGSWNDPDMLFVGTGDFDEHHLTEARSHFALWAMVNAPLFIGYDLRHASPALLELLGNERIIAIDQDPAGNQATLAFDSDEVQIFVKTLATGDKAVAVFNRGSGPVDMKLTAAHLAFADTGEIGLTDLWSGAMSSFTGEVGLHLESRETLIFTARGTRLLADGVYLSEQPGSVNPAVDGVQVPQPDPLVHRAPLQWQGTRGKGDFPRYGGWGGARVDRTPYDQPQRIAGQWLANGIGVLANSRLEVRSGGYRQFRARVGIDDSAAPDTPPVTFQVYGDGRLLAQSRPLRRGDQAQLLTADLAGARIVELVTRSSGVVAADIPVNWGEAALLRPNGSRRN, encoded by the coding sequence GTGAAGTGCCTGTTCGTGCCGGCCATCGCCGCGCTGGCGCTGGCTTCCATTCCGGCGGTCGCCCAGGCGGACCCGCTGGACCCCACCGGGCGATGGACCGCCAACGTGCGTGGCGACGCCTCCGTGCCGCCGATGGGGTGGAATTCGTGGAACGCCTTCACCTCGGACATTTCGGAAGAGAAGATCATGGGTTCGGCGGAGGCGATCCTCCGTTCGGGGCTTGCCGCCAAAGGCTATCGCTACATCAACGTCGATGACGGCTGGTGGCTCAAGCGGCGCCAGCCGGACGGCCGCATGATGCCCCGCACCGCGCAGTTTCCCTCGGCCATCGTGCAGGGGGCCGATCCCGGTTTCCGTCCCTTCACCGATCGCCTGCACGCGATGGGCTTCAAGGCCGGCATCTACAGCGATATCGGGCGCAATTCGTGCGGGCAGGTCTATACCTCGACCATGCCCAACCAGCCCGAAGGCAGCGTGGCGGAGCGCGAGGTGGGGCTCTATGGCCACATCGATCAGGACATCCGGCTCTATTTCCAGGACTGGGGCTTCGATTTCATCAAGGTGGACGGCTGCGGCATTCGCGGGCTGCCGGCGGATCATCCCGAAGTCCGCTCCGGGCGCTATCGCGCGCTGCCGCCGCTGGTGGATTCCGATAGCCTGGCGCGGACCGACGTGGCCGCGGTGCGGCGCCTCTATGGCGAAGTGGCCGATGCGATCCAGCGCTACCGGCCCGACGGCCACTATATCTTCTCGATCTGCCTGTGGGGCTCCGCCGACGTGCGCGCCTGGGGCAAGGATGTCGGCGGCATGTCGCGCACCAGCGAGGACATTGCGCCGAGCTGGGCCAGAATGTTGCACAATCTCGATACCGTCGCGCGCCGGCCGCTCTATGCGCACCCCGGCTCCTGGAACGATCCCGACATGCTGTTCGTCGGCACCGGCGATTTCGACGAGCATCACCTGACCGAGGCGCGATCGCACTTCGCGCTGTGGGCGATGGTCAATGCGCCGCTGTTCATCGGCTATGACCTGCGCCACGCCTCGCCCGCGCTGCTGGAGCTGCTGGGCAACGAACGCATCATCGCGATCGATCAGGACCCGGCCGGCAACCAGGCGACGCTCGCGTTCGACAGCGACGAGGTGCAGATCTTCGTCAAGACGCTGGCGACCGGCGACAAGGCGGTGGCGGTGTTCAACCGGGGCAGCGGCCCGGTGGACATGAAACTGACCGCCGCGCATTTGGCGTTCGCCGATACGGGAGAAATAGGGCTGACCGATCTGTGGTCGGGCGCGATGTCCAGTTTCACGGGCGAGGTCGGGCTTCACCTCGAGTCGCGCGAAACGCTGATCTTCACCGCGCGGGGAACGCGCCTGCTGGCGGACGGAGTCTATCTTTCCGAGCAGCCCGGCAGCGTGAACCCGGCGGTGGACGGCGTGCAGGTGCCCCAGCCGGACCCGCTGGTTCACCGCGCGCCGCTGCAATGGCAGGGCACGCGCGGCAAGGGCGATTTCCCGCGCTATGGCGGCTGGGGCGGCGCACGGGTGGATCGCACGCCTTACGACCAGCCGCAGCGCATCGCCGGGCAATGGCTGGCGAACGGGATCGGCGTGCTGGCCAATTCACGTCTGGAAGTGCGTAGCGGGGGATACCGGCAATTCCGCGCGCGGGTGGGGATCGATGATTCCGCCGCGCCCGATACGCCGCCGGTCACTTTCCAGGTGTACGGCGATGGCCGGTTGCTTGCCCAGTCACGGCCGCTCCGGCGGGGCGATCAGGCGCAGCTGCTGACGGCAGACCTAGCGGGCGCCCGGATTGTCGAACTGGTGACCCGCAGTTCCGGCGTGGTCGCCGCAGACATTCCGGTCAACTGGGGAGAAGCCGCCCTGCTTCGTCCGAATGGATCGCGGCGCAACTGA